A portion of the Paenibacillus sp. PvR098 genome contains these proteins:
- a CDS encoding YwmB family TATA-box binding protein, whose protein sequence is MMRNRGLIMIMIIATLVIWKGFDVSAKEDSDAQWLLSLSNQVMEGNQKVLIKQFSPYSIFTNEDDFVKTAAELSTAFALPVNGQITHAEDHLAYKTEASIHDVRFSLLYIGMMQDRSSSLVLSLKTDNDTGLAHILELQEELEHTMAALGIPIHWNVMVQGELQGDHSEGNKFLEWLPDTLDAKEVERYADHGTVSVSYFSRDLQTRLLTGDRQMNIQAAVHEDSVTGKQRVTLGIPVITTEY, encoded by the coding sequence ATGATGAGAAACAGAGGGTTGATCATGATCATGATCATTGCGACATTGGTGATTTGGAAAGGATTCGATGTCAGCGCGAAGGAAGATTCTGATGCACAATGGCTGCTTTCGTTATCCAATCAAGTCATGGAAGGTAATCAAAAGGTGCTCATCAAGCAATTTAGCCCTTATTCCATTTTTACGAATGAAGACGATTTTGTTAAGACAGCCGCTGAGTTAAGCACAGCTTTCGCTCTGCCCGTAAACGGCCAAATTACCCATGCGGAGGATCATCTGGCATATAAAACGGAGGCATCGATTCATGATGTACGGTTTTCTCTACTCTATATAGGAATGATGCAGGACCGGTCCTCAAGCCTTGTTCTCAGCTTGAAAACAGATAACGACACGGGACTGGCGCATATACTGGAACTTCAGGAAGAGTTAGAGCATACAATGGCAGCCCTCGGCATACCGATCCACTGGAACGTGATGGTGCAGGGGGAGTTACAAGGCGATCATTCTGAAGGCAACAAGTTTCTAGAGTGGCTTCCGGATACGTTGGATGCCAAGGAAGTGGAGCGTTATGCAGATCATGGAACGGTCAGCGTTTCTTATTTTTCGCGTGATCTCCAGACGAGACTACTTACTGGAGACCGACAAATGAACATCCAAGCGGCCGTTCATGAGGATTCGGTCACGGGCAAGCAGAGAGTAACCTTGGGCATCCCCGTCATCACAACGGAATATTAG
- a CDS encoding TetR/AcrR family transcriptional regulator, with the protein MSPRMGLDLQTIIQAAVELADTHGIDEVTLASLAGKLEIRSPSLYNHVNGLHGLRKKLAIHGLEQLHSVMTRAAVGRAGDDAVRALAEAYISFARAHPGLYEATLRAPDPQDPDIQRAGAEIVELAVRVLSAYDLEDEAALHAVRGLRSILHGFASLEQRGGFGLPLDLNVSLLLLIDTFLAGIHIMKSGTESLQNPE; encoded by the coding sequence ATGTCCCCTAGAATGGGTCTTGATTTGCAAACCATTATACAAGCCGCTGTGGAGCTTGCCGATACACATGGAATCGATGAAGTGACTCTTGCCTCGCTTGCCGGCAAATTGGAGATTCGTTCGCCATCGCTTTACAATCATGTGAACGGACTGCACGGCTTGCGCAAAAAGCTTGCCATCCACGGTCTCGAACAGCTTCACTCTGTCATGACCCGCGCTGCGGTGGGGAGGGCAGGAGATGATGCGGTGCGTGCGCTGGCAGAAGCCTATATCTCTTTTGCCCGCGCGCATCCCGGCTTGTACGAAGCTACTCTTCGCGCGCCTGATCCGCAGGACCCGGACATTCAGCGGGCGGGAGCGGAGATCGTGGAACTAGCCGTCCGCGTGCTGAGCGCCTACGATTTGGAAGACGAAGCGGCGCTTCATGCCGTGCGCGGACTGCGAAGCATTCTCCACGGCTTCGCTTCACTCGAGCAGCGGGGAGGATTCGGGCTCCCGCTCGACCTCAATGTGAGTCTCCTGCTCTTGATCGATACCTTTCTTGCAGGAATTCATATCATGAAGTCAGGAACGGAGTCATTACAAAATCCGGAATGA
- a CDS encoding MBL fold metallo-hydrolase encodes MRIIQENSIYQLTFLPRWFPVNCYLVEEDEGLTLVDAALPYSSKGILQAAAQIGKPITRIVLTHAHEDHVGALDALKEVLPEVPVYISARDARLLGGDRTLDPDEPDTPIRGGVPRKLRTRADVQLQDGERIGSLLAVAAPGHTPGSMAFLDTRTRSLIAGDALQTRGGIAVSGQLRPWFPFPAMATWNKQVALESVRKLREYSPSLLAVGHGRMLKQPEAAMDRALADARRNLEQTMN; translated from the coding sequence ATGCGAATCATTCAGGAAAATAGCATATACCAATTGACTTTTCTACCGCGTTGGTTTCCGGTAAATTGTTATTTAGTTGAGGAAGATGAAGGCTTGACGTTGGTGGATGCTGCACTGCCTTACAGCTCGAAGGGAATTTTGCAGGCGGCCGCTCAGATCGGTAAGCCGATTACACGGATCGTATTAACCCATGCGCATGAGGATCACGTAGGTGCACTCGACGCGCTCAAAGAAGTACTTCCCGAGGTTCCCGTGTATATTTCGGCGAGGGATGCGCGACTGCTCGGCGGAGACCGTACGCTAGACCCGGACGAACCGGATACCCCGATTCGCGGCGGCGTACCCCGTAAACTCCGAACGCGGGCGGATGTCCAGCTCCAGGACGGAGAGCGAATCGGTTCGCTGCTTGCTGTGGCGGCCCCAGGCCATACGCCGGGCTCGATGGCTTTCCTAGACACGCGTACCCGCTCTTTGATCGCAGGCGATGCCTTGCAAACCAGGGGCGGTATCGCGGTGTCAGGGCAGCTTCGACCCTGGTTCCCATTCCCTGCCATGGCCACGTGGAATAAGCAAGTGGCGCTGGAGAGTGTACGCAAGCTAAGAGAGTACAGTCCTTCGCTGCTGGCGGTGGGACACGGACGAATGCTGAAGCAGCCGGAAGCCGCTATGGATCGAGCCCTCGCCGACGCCCGGCGAAATTTAGAACAGACTATGAACTAA
- a CDS encoding heavy-metal-associated domain-containing protein — MIARTIVIQGMDDQEDVHKVIQALHEVWGIQKVEISLSSKEAILFYDETAASFRDFEQAVHELGFEVKTENAAADPSLDG; from the coding sequence ATGATTGCAAGAACGATTGTCATTCAAGGAATGGATGACCAGGAGGATGTCCATAAAGTCATTCAGGCCCTTCATGAGGTTTGGGGCATACAAAAGGTGGAGATTAGCTTGAGCAGCAAAGAGGCGATATTATTCTATGACGAAACAGCGGCATCCTTTCGTGATTTTGAGCAAGCTGTTCATGAACTGGGATTTGAAGTCAAGACAGAGAATGCCGCTGCGGACCCTAGCTTGGATGGCTGA
- a CDS encoding DUF1641 domain-containing protein has translation MAKAITNIEKNIPNQVEEDSQAIQQLLQAAANHSVPLIKFLDILHELNRQGVLDALQGMLKNSEQIALIGIHQLNKPGAHRIIKNGMGAVQMLSQIDPAKLQTILQGVASGVEHAAQDEPAKKQGLWDILRTLRGREASASLSMMTKFLQGMGKGLNKSH, from the coding sequence ATGGCGAAGGCAATTACCAACATTGAAAAGAACATCCCCAATCAGGTAGAAGAAGATTCACAAGCGATTCAGCAGCTGTTACAAGCCGCTGCGAACCATTCTGTACCGCTGATTAAATTTTTGGATATACTACATGAATTGAACCGGCAAGGAGTGCTGGACGCGCTGCAGGGAATGTTGAAAAACAGCGAGCAAATCGCTTTGATCGGGATCCATCAGTTGAATAAACCCGGTGCTCACCGGATAATTAAGAATGGTATGGGAGCTGTGCAAATGTTGAGCCAAATCGATCCGGCCAAGCTTCAAACGATCCTGCAAGGCGTGGCCTCAGGGGTAGAGCATGCCGCCCAAGATGAACCCGCCAAAAAACAAGGATTATGGGATATCCTCAGAACATTGCGCGGGCGGGAAGCCAGCGCCTCTTTATCCATGATGACCAAGTTTTTGCAGGGGATGGGTAAAGGCTTGAACAAATCTCATTAA
- the fdhF gene encoding formate dehydrogenase subunit alpha, which produces MKEQTFSIQINNEEYAYTPNQSILEVAKAHKYYIPHVCYHENLGAIQSCDTCMVEVDGELKRACATAAIPGMRVDSKSKRAKDAQMEAMQRLLQNHELYCTVCDNNNGNCTVHNTAEYLQVEHQKYEFAPKPYPPDNTHPFYRYEPDQCILCGRCVEACQDLQVNETLTIDWSLERPRVLWDNGVPIDQSSCVSCGHCITVCPCNALMEKTMLGEAGYLTGIPNSLLLPMIDLTKEVEPSYQEIFAISEVEAAMRKSRIERTKTVCTYCGVGCSFEVWTKDREILKIEPQVEAPVNGISTCIKGKFGWDFVNSEERLTKPLIRKGDVFVEATWDEALNLIATKLKEMKETYGPDSIGYIASSKCSNEENFIFQKFARAVMGSNNLDNCSRYCQSPATAGLMRTVGIGGDSGTIVDIASAELVLVVGANPAESHPVLATRVKRAHKLHGQKLVVVDLRKHELGERADLFLRPKPGSDLIWLSAVTKYILEQGWEDREFLKQRVNGYEEYVQSLEPYTLEYAEERTGLTKENIIQIATMIHESKSTCILWAMGVTQHIGATDTSTAISNLLLITGNYGRPGTGAYPLRGHNNVQGACDFGTMPAWFPGYEAIQDEKVRARYERAWGVKLPEKPGMNNHQMVEGIHDGKLKAMYLFGEDMALVDSNSNHVQAAFEKLEFFVVQDIFFSKTAQFADVVLPAAPSLEKDGTFTNTERRIQRFYKVFEPLGDSKPDWEIIQEIANRFGANWNYKHPSELMDEAASLAPIFAGVSYERLEGWKSLVWPVAANGVDTPLLYLEKFGFPDGKAKLFPVQWTPPYEAGEGYDLHLNNGRLLEHFHEGNMTYKSKGITHKVPSEWLEVSPELAKERGIDNGALVRLTSPYGVVEVRVEVTDRVKGNELYLTMNSAEDLSAVNRLTSSYHDRITHTPNYKEMGVKMEVLEAKGERPLPRVNHRFGNRVPQLGVKVEEKWERSDYIPISEIIDGGASHGEGNYQH; this is translated from the coding sequence ATGAAGGAACAAACATTTTCTATTCAAATTAACAATGAGGAGTACGCATATACTCCTAACCAAAGTATTTTGGAGGTAGCCAAGGCTCACAAATATTACATCCCACATGTCTGTTATCATGAGAACTTGGGCGCTATTCAATCTTGTGATACTTGTATGGTGGAGGTAGACGGTGAGTTAAAACGGGCCTGCGCCACCGCGGCGATACCCGGAATGAGAGTCGATAGCAAGTCGAAGCGGGCGAAGGATGCCCAAATGGAGGCCATGCAGCGGCTTTTGCAAAATCACGAGCTCTATTGCACCGTTTGTGACAATAACAATGGGAACTGTACCGTACATAATACGGCGGAATACTTGCAAGTCGAGCATCAAAAGTATGAATTTGCGCCGAAGCCGTATCCTCCGGACAACACGCATCCATTTTATCGCTATGAGCCTGATCAGTGCATCCTTTGCGGGCGGTGTGTTGAAGCCTGCCAGGATCTTCAGGTGAATGAAACGCTAACGATCGATTGGAGTCTGGAGAGGCCGCGGGTCCTTTGGGATAATGGAGTTCCGATTGATCAATCCTCTTGTGTATCCTGCGGACACTGTATAACCGTATGTCCATGCAATGCGCTAATGGAAAAAACGATGCTCGGAGAAGCGGGGTATTTGACGGGTATTCCCAATAGTCTGCTTTTACCTATGATTGATCTGACCAAAGAAGTCGAGCCTAGTTATCAGGAAATCTTCGCCATATCCGAAGTCGAAGCGGCGATGAGAAAGTCCCGGATCGAGCGTACCAAGACGGTGTGTACCTATTGCGGCGTCGGCTGCAGCTTTGAAGTGTGGACCAAAGATCGTGAAATTCTCAAGATCGAACCCCAGGTGGAAGCGCCGGTAAACGGGATTTCGACGTGCATCAAAGGAAAGTTTGGATGGGATTTTGTAAACAGCGAGGAGAGATTAACCAAGCCATTAATTCGTAAAGGCGATGTGTTTGTAGAGGCCACATGGGACGAGGCTTTGAATTTGATCGCAACCAAATTGAAAGAAATGAAGGAGACATATGGCCCCGATTCGATCGGCTATATTGCTTCCTCCAAATGCAGTAATGAAGAGAACTTCATCTTCCAAAAGTTTGCCCGCGCTGTGATGGGATCTAACAATCTGGATAATTGCTCCCGTTATTGCCAGTCTCCGGCAACAGCAGGGCTTATGCGTACGGTAGGGATTGGGGGAGATTCAGGAACCATTGTGGATATCGCCAGTGCGGAATTGGTGCTAGTGGTCGGAGCGAACCCTGCGGAATCTCATCCGGTATTGGCAACGCGGGTCAAGCGTGCTCATAAGCTCCACGGTCAGAAATTGGTGGTCGTCGATCTTAGAAAGCATGAACTGGGGGAAAGGGCAGACCTCTTCCTTCGTCCGAAACCGGGCAGCGATTTGATTTGGCTGTCCGCCGTGACCAAGTACATCCTTGAACAAGGGTGGGAAGATAGAGAGTTCTTGAAACAGCGGGTGAACGGCTATGAAGAATACGTTCAATCCCTGGAACCCTACACATTGGAATATGCGGAAGAACGGACAGGACTCACGAAAGAAAATATAATTCAGATTGCGACGATGATTCATGAATCCAAATCGACTTGTATTTTATGGGCCATGGGGGTCACCCAGCATATTGGAGCAACGGACACCAGCACGGCAATATCCAATTTATTGTTAATCACAGGTAACTATGGACGTCCAGGAACAGGAGCCTATCCATTGCGGGGACATAACAATGTGCAAGGGGCTTGTGATTTTGGGACGATGCCAGCCTGGTTCCCGGGTTATGAAGCGATTCAGGACGAGAAAGTTCGTGCCCGATATGAGCGGGCTTGGGGGGTTAAGCTCCCGGAAAAACCGGGCATGAATAACCACCAGATGGTTGAGGGCATTCATGACGGAAAACTGAAAGCCATGTATTTGTTTGGGGAGGATATGGCGCTTGTTGATTCCAATTCGAATCACGTGCAAGCCGCCTTTGAAAAACTCGAGTTCTTCGTTGTTCAAGATATTTTCTTTTCAAAAACCGCCCAGTTTGCCGATGTGGTGCTGCCCGCGGCGCCTAGTCTTGAGAAAGACGGGACTTTCACCAATACAGAGAGACGGATTCAGCGTTTTTACAAGGTGTTCGAGCCTCTCGGAGATTCCAAGCCGGATTGGGAAATCATCCAAGAGATAGCTAATCGTTTTGGGGCTAATTGGAACTACAAGCATCCGAGTGAGCTTATGGATGAAGCGGCAAGCCTTGCTCCTATTTTTGCGGGGGTCAGTTATGAACGACTGGAAGGGTGGAAAAGCCTGGTATGGCCTGTCGCTGCCAACGGAGTAGATACACCTCTGCTTTATCTAGAGAAGTTTGGATTTCCCGATGGAAAGGCCAAATTGTTCCCGGTTCAATGGACACCGCCGTATGAAGCAGGAGAAGGATACGATTTGCATTTAAACAACGGTCGATTGCTCGAGCACTTCCACGAGGGAAATATGACCTACAAATCCAAAGGGATTACACATAAGGTGCCAAGTGAATGGCTAGAGGTGTCACCCGAACTGGCCAAAGAACGCGGCATCGATAATGGCGCATTGGTTCGTCTCACCTCGCCTTATGGAGTAGTGGAGGTACGAGTAGAGGTGACGGATCGGGTGAAGGGGAATGAATTGTATTTAACGATGAATTCAGCAGAAGACTTGTCTGCGGTGAATCGTTTGACGAGCAGTTATCATGACCGGATTACGCACACGCCGAATTATAAAGAAATGGGTGTAAAGATGGAAGTGTTGGAAGCAAAGGGAGAGCGGCCGCTGCCGCGTGTGAATCATCGTTTCGGAAATCGTGTGCCGCAGCTCGGCGTTAAGGTAGAAGAGAAGTGGGAGCGTTCCGATTATATACCGATTTCGGAGATCATTGATGGGGGGGCAAGCCATGGCGAAGGCAATTACCAACATTGA
- a CDS encoding SOS response-associated peptidase, giving the protein MCGRYTLTVTLEELMLHFYSNVSSSVAYQPRFNISPSQMVLAVIHDGHENRIGPLKWGLLPSWAKDEKTMMTNARAETLKDKPAFKVPFARKRCLIPADSFYEWKQTNEGKQPMRVLLKSEKMFSMAGLYDTWIAPDGRKVSSCTIITTMPNSLVADIHNRMPVILTPQNEAVWLNREIQDMESLLPLLKPFPTEEMKAYPVSPMVGNAKNDVPECIQEVMAGG; this is encoded by the coding sequence ATGTGCGGCAGATATACGCTTACCGTGACGCTAGAAGAATTGATGCTCCACTTTTACTCCAACGTATCCAGCTCGGTTGCCTATCAGCCCCGATTCAATATAAGCCCTTCTCAGATGGTTTTGGCTGTAATCCATGACGGACACGAAAACAGGATCGGACCGTTAAAGTGGGGACTCCTTCCCTCTTGGGCAAAGGATGAAAAAACGATGATGACGAATGCCCGTGCTGAAACCTTGAAGGATAAGCCGGCATTTAAAGTCCCCTTTGCTCGCAAAAGATGCCTGATTCCCGCAGATAGTTTTTATGAGTGGAAACAGACGAACGAAGGCAAACAACCGATGAGGGTCCTGTTAAAGTCCGAAAAGATGTTTAGCATGGCCGGCCTGTACGACACATGGATTGCACCGGACGGCCGGAAGGTTAGCAGCTGCACCATTATTACGACAATGCCGAATTCGCTTGTTGCCGATATTCATAACCGCATGCCGGTGATATTAACCCCACAGAACGAAGCTGTTTGGTTAAACAGGGAGATCCAAGACATGGAATCGCTCCTGCCTCTTCTTAAACCTTTCCCTACGGAAGAAATGAAGGCTTACCCCGTATCTCCAATGGTGGGAAATGCAAAGAATGATGTTCCCGAGTGTATACAAGAGGTCATGGCTGGCGGCTAA
- a CDS encoding ketopantoate reductase family protein has translation MKKIERVSVIGLGAIGAAYTSRLQDMNPACVQVIADQERIQRYEASELTVNGKGYTFRYVSPDAETEPADLVIVAVKYEGLQQAIRDMRLHVGPHTIILSLLNGISSEEILASAYGTDNLLYAMCVAIDAVRDGLSIHFSKIGKICFGEKMNTTYSPNVQRVKELFEEANIPYEIPENMLHTMWWKFMINVGVNQCSAVLKAPYRVFQEIPEAQQWMADAMQEVIILSEKAGVHLSQGDMDNFIDILHQLSPEGKTSMLQDIEAGRKTEVEYLAGKVRELGQKYGTPTPINDMLYKMIRILEEAALLQQRA, from the coding sequence ATGAAAAAAATCGAGAGAGTGTCTGTTATCGGACTTGGAGCCATTGGTGCCGCCTATACGAGCAGATTGCAGGATATGAACCCCGCATGCGTTCAAGTGATTGCGGATCAGGAACGAATTCAACGTTACGAAGCTAGTGAATTGACGGTCAATGGGAAAGGTTACACTTTCCGGTATGTATCACCCGATGCCGAAACCGAACCTGCAGATTTAGTCATCGTTGCCGTCAAGTATGAAGGACTTCAACAAGCCATCCGTGATATGAGGCTTCATGTTGGTCCCCATACGATCATCCTATCGCTTTTAAATGGAATATCGAGTGAAGAAATTCTTGCCTCGGCCTATGGCACCGATAATTTGTTATACGCCATGTGCGTAGCTATCGATGCCGTACGGGATGGATTATCCATTCACTTCTCCAAAATTGGAAAGATTTGCTTTGGGGAAAAGATGAATACAACCTATTCACCTAACGTGCAGCGCGTAAAGGAACTATTCGAAGAAGCGAATATTCCATATGAAATCCCAGAAAATATGCTGCATACGATGTGGTGGAAGTTTATGATTAATGTCGGGGTCAATCAATGTTCAGCGGTTCTCAAAGCACCCTATCGGGTTTTTCAGGAAATACCGGAGGCACAGCAATGGATGGCTGATGCGATGCAGGAAGTGATAATCTTGTCGGAGAAGGCTGGAGTTCATCTATCCCAAGGGGACATGGATAACTTTATCGACATATTACATCAGTTATCGCCAGAAGGTAAGACATCTATGCTTCAAGATATAGAAGCAGGCCGTAAAACAGAAGTGGAATATTTAGCGGGTAAGGTTCGTGAGCTTGGACAAAAATATGGCACTCCCACCCCTATCAATGACATGCTGTACAAAATGATTCGTATCCTTGAGGAAGCCGCATTACTACAGCAAAGGGCATAA
- a CDS encoding NADH-dependent flavin oxidoreductase — protein sequence MNEKMKPLFDTFSVRSGIELKNRVVMAPMTNFSSNPDGTVTDEELKYYVRRSSGVGMVITACTYVTANGKGFPGEFGADTDEMIPSLRRLATAIKEQGAKAVLQIFHGGRACPPELVPNGDIVSASDVAAKEEGAKAPRPLTDSEVESIVKAFGETTRRAIEAGFDGVEIHGANGYLIQQFFSPHTNRRTDRWGGNVEQRLSFPLAVVKEVKQAVALHAKEPFLVGYRFSPEEEETTGITMADTLVLVDALVDQELDYLHVSLMDFWSKPRRGVEDTRSRIEIIKERAGDRVPIIGVGSIHTADDASKALGIVPLVALGRELIVEPDWVEKVQQGRESEIATTLTKDDQQRLVVPDPLWQAIMNTPGWFPVVQPSSK from the coding sequence ATGAATGAAAAAATGAAGCCATTATTTGATACGTTCTCTGTAAGAAGCGGAATTGAGCTGAAAAATCGTGTGGTTATGGCACCGATGACCAATTTTTCCTCCAATCCAGACGGCACGGTGACAGACGAGGAATTGAAGTATTACGTCCGCAGATCGTCAGGAGTAGGCATGGTCATCACGGCGTGTACTTATGTAACGGCAAACGGTAAAGGGTTTCCGGGAGAGTTTGGTGCGGACACGGATGAGATGATCCCAAGCTTACGGCGTCTGGCTACTGCAATCAAAGAACAAGGGGCCAAAGCCGTATTGCAAATCTTCCACGGTGGCCGGGCATGTCCACCAGAATTAGTGCCTAATGGGGATATCGTCAGCGCAAGCGATGTAGCCGCTAAGGAGGAAGGAGCCAAAGCTCCTAGACCGCTCACAGATTCGGAAGTGGAGTCGATTGTTAAGGCTTTTGGAGAAACCACAAGAAGAGCGATTGAAGCTGGATTTGACGGGGTTGAGATCCATGGAGCTAACGGTTATTTGATCCAGCAATTTTTCTCTCCGCATACCAATCGCCGGACCGACCGTTGGGGCGGCAATGTGGAGCAGCGCCTAAGCTTCCCTCTGGCGGTTGTTAAGGAAGTAAAGCAAGCCGTGGCGTTACATGCTAAAGAGCCGTTCCTTGTGGGCTACCGTTTTTCGCCGGAAGAAGAGGAAACCACTGGGATTACCATGGCGGACACCTTAGTATTAGTGGATGCCTTGGTGGATCAAGAGCTTGATTATCTCCATGTTTCCTTGATGGATTTCTGGTCGAAACCAAGACGCGGAGTGGAGGACACAAGATCCCGTATTGAAATCATTAAAGAGCGTGCCGGAGATCGAGTGCCTATCATTGGGGTAGGGTCGATTCATACTGCAGATGACGCTTCGAAGGCTTTGGGCATCGTGCCTCTCGTTGCACTCGGACGTGAACTCATTGTAGAACCGGATTGGGTAGAGAAAGTGCAGCAAGGCCGTGAAAGCGAAATTGCGACTACCTTAACCAAGGATGATCAGCAGCGTCTAGTCGTTCCAGATCCGCTCTGGCAGGCGATTATGAACACGCCGGGATGGTTCCCTGTCGTTCAACCTTCCTCCAAATAA
- a CDS encoding DsbA family protein, whose protein sequence is MTLKIKVYSDYVCPFCYIAEVPLEEAVKGKDVEVEWMPYELRPYPNETLRPEDEYLPRVWNQSVYPMAAQYGLNMVLPNVSPQPHTHLAFEGFQYAKEHGKGNEYTHRMFGAFFQEEQDIGQIDVLTRIAGELGLNESEFRHALETRKYQDIHRKALEHAVEEAKITAVPTFKIGETVVQGVRSKESIERIIEEELAKKPKLLDFGEGMACGVDGC, encoded by the coding sequence ATGACTCTCAAGATCAAGGTTTATTCCGATTATGTATGTCCGTTTTGTTATATAGCGGAGGTTCCGCTGGAGGAAGCCGTGAAAGGCAAGGATGTAGAGGTCGAATGGATGCCTTATGAGCTTCGTCCTTATCCTAACGAAACTCTTCGTCCGGAAGACGAATACTTACCTAGAGTGTGGAATCAATCTGTATATCCGATGGCAGCCCAATACGGTTTGAACATGGTGCTGCCTAACGTATCGCCGCAGCCGCATACCCATTTGGCATTTGAAGGGTTTCAATACGCTAAGGAACATGGCAAGGGGAATGAGTATACGCATCGTATGTTCGGGGCCTTTTTCCAGGAGGAGCAGGACATCGGTCAAATCGATGTGCTTACCCGAATAGCCGGCGAGCTGGGCCTTAATGAATCAGAGTTCCGCCACGCTTTAGAAACCCGTAAATACCAAGATATTCACCGGAAGGCTTTGGAGCATGCAGTTGAAGAGGCTAAAATTACGGCAGTTCCCACGTTTAAGATTGGAGAAACGGTCGTTCAAGGGGTTCGTTCCAAGGAATCGATCGAACGGATCATAGAAGAGGAGCTCGCCAAGAAGCCGAAGCTGTTGGATTTTGGTGAAGGCATGGCTTGCGGAGTGGATGGCTGCTAA
- a CDS encoding DoxX family protein has product MNTKYEVGSLILRLVVGITFLVHGLIKFQSGIDNIAGWFTSIGLPGFAAYAIAIIEVAGGIALIAGIGTRVVSVLFGLIMVGAILKVKLAAGFAGNGQMAGYELDLVLLAISIHLAISGSKLYSLGSLFGSNTKNNA; this is encoded by the coding sequence ATGAACACGAAATACGAGGTAGGCTCACTTATTTTGAGATTGGTAGTAGGTATTACTTTCTTGGTTCATGGATTGATTAAGTTTCAGAGCGGTATAGATAACATTGCCGGTTGGTTTACAAGCATCGGCTTACCCGGATTTGCGGCATACGCCATTGCTATCATTGAGGTTGCGGGCGGTATTGCACTGATTGCAGGAATTGGAACCAGGGTTGTATCCGTGTTGTTTGGTTTGATCATGGTTGGGGCTATCCTAAAAGTAAAATTAGCTGCAGGTTTTGCCGGTAATGGCCAAATGGCAGGGTATGAACTTGATTTGGTTTTGCTCGCTATTTCCATTCATCTTGCCATTAGCGGCAGTAAATTGTATTCGCTTGGAAGTTTGTTCGGATCGAATACAAAGAACAATGCATGA